A region from the Catenulispora sp. MAP5-51 genome encodes:
- a CDS encoding ABC transporter ATP-binding protein, giving the protein MESTPAQPPTSKPRIPDDTKLPDDPKLPGEPKSGAFASLRRLTPFIRPYRGQMILMSLAALGATLVGVAVPLLTKELIDGPIAHHDKAALWPLGGLVLLFGVAEAALVWLRRWFLQRAALGIEADIRNAFYRHLQKLPVAFHDSWQSGQLVSRMSGDINSLRRFFGFALIFLVVNGATFLLVGGALVLIHTLMGLIIYAASVPLILYGRLADRRYHRQSRAAQDQAGDVATLVEESALGIRAIKAFGRQGLVFGRFDERAQTLRRLELTKIRTLSELWAVFALQPQLVLSLCVLLGAYAVSSGALSLGTLVAFISLYLTLLWPIESMAWLMAQSQEANSAAERVLEVLDTVPSIADADTTVRPRPASAGELVFEDVSFTYPNSDRPVISGFDLRIAPGETVALVGPTGCGKTTLTALVPRLYDVTAGRVLVDGVDVRELPLTELRRTVACAFEDPTLFSASVRENLTMGVPDATAEQIEEAIEVAQAGFVEELPWALDTRVGEQGLTLSGGQRQRVALARAVLGRPSILVLDDPLSALDIHTEGKVEEALHSVLRGTTGLVVAHRPSTVLLADRVVLLSPPGPEGTTIAAVGTHQELLRTCPAYRDILSQTSDLADAAEEAADAAEPADSTLAEVSR; this is encoded by the coding sequence ATGGAGTCGACGCCAGCGCAACCCCCCACCAGTAAACCCAGGATTCCAGACGATACGAAGCTCCCCGACGATCCGAAGCTTCCCGGCGAACCCAAGAGCGGCGCATTCGCCTCCTTGCGCCGCTTGACGCCCTTCATCCGCCCCTACCGGGGCCAGATGATCCTGATGTCCCTGGCGGCCCTCGGCGCCACCCTGGTCGGCGTCGCCGTGCCCCTGTTGACCAAGGAACTGATCGACGGGCCGATCGCGCACCACGACAAGGCAGCCCTGTGGCCCCTGGGCGGCCTGGTCCTGCTGTTCGGCGTCGCCGAGGCCGCGCTGGTCTGGCTCCGGCGCTGGTTCCTGCAGCGCGCCGCCCTCGGCATCGAGGCCGACATCCGGAACGCCTTCTACCGCCACCTGCAGAAACTGCCGGTGGCCTTCCACGACTCCTGGCAGTCCGGTCAGCTCGTCTCGCGCATGTCCGGCGACATCAACAGCCTGCGCCGGTTCTTCGGCTTCGCGCTGATCTTCCTGGTGGTCAACGGCGCCACCTTCCTGCTGGTCGGCGGTGCCCTGGTCCTCATCCACACGCTGATGGGCCTGATCATCTACGCCGCCTCCGTCCCGCTGATCCTGTACGGCCGGCTCGCCGACCGCCGCTACCACCGGCAGTCCCGCGCCGCGCAGGACCAGGCCGGCGACGTGGCCACGCTGGTCGAGGAGTCGGCGCTGGGCATCCGCGCGATCAAGGCGTTCGGCCGCCAGGGCCTGGTGTTCGGCCGCTTCGACGAGCGCGCCCAGACGCTGCGCAGGCTGGAGCTAACCAAGATCCGGACCCTGTCGGAGCTGTGGGCGGTGTTCGCGCTGCAGCCGCAGTTGGTGCTCTCGCTGTGCGTCCTGCTCGGCGCCTACGCGGTGTCCTCCGGCGCGCTGTCGCTGGGCACGCTGGTCGCCTTCATCTCGCTGTACCTGACGCTGCTGTGGCCGATCGAGTCCATGGCCTGGCTGATGGCGCAGAGCCAGGAGGCGAACTCCGCGGCCGAGCGCGTGCTGGAAGTGCTGGACACGGTGCCCTCCATCGCCGACGCCGACACGACCGTCCGCCCGCGACCCGCCAGCGCCGGCGAGCTGGTCTTCGAGGACGTCAGCTTCACCTACCCGAACTCCGACCGGCCGGTCATCTCCGGGTTCGACCTGCGGATCGCCCCCGGGGAGACGGTCGCGCTGGTCGGCCCGACGGGCTGCGGCAAGACCACGCTGACCGCGCTGGTGCCCCGGCTGTACGACGTCACTGCCGGCCGGGTCCTGGTCGACGGGGTGGACGTGCGCGAGCTGCCGCTGACCGAGCTGCGGCGCACGGTGGCCTGCGCGTTCGAGGACCCGACGCTGTTCTCCGCCTCGGTGCGCGAGAACCTGACGATGGGCGTCCCGGACGCCACCGCCGAGCAGATCGAGGAGGCGATCGAGGTCGCGCAGGCCGGGTTCGTCGAGGAGCTGCCGTGGGCGCTCGACACCCGGGTGGGGGAGCAGGGGCTGACGCTGTCCGGCGGGCAGCGGCAGCGCGTCGCGCTGGCCCGCGCGGTGCTGGGGCGGCCCTCGATCCTGGTGTTGGACGACCCGCTGTCCGCACTGGACATCCATACCGAGGGCAAGGTCGAGGAGGCGCTGCACAGCGTGCTGCGCGGCACGACCGGGCTGGTGGTCGCGCACCGGCCGTCCACGGTGCTGCTGGCCGACCGGGTGGTGCTGCTCTCGCCGCCCGGGCCGGAGGGCACGACGATCGCGGCCGTCGGGACGCATCAGGAGCTGTTGCGGACGTGTCCGGCGTACCGCGACATCCTTTCGCAGACCTCTGATCTCGCGGACGCGGCCGAGGAAGCCGCCGATGCCGCCGAACCTGCCGACAGCACGCTTGCGGAGGTGTCCCGATGA
- a CDS encoding ABC transporter ATP-binding protein, producing MTTTTTDWRGVATEKKDDLPDKRSIRLRARSRRLLGELVRPHRKELLFCTGMVLVQTVFNMAGPYLVSIGIDRGIPALRRGDWGPITAIFVAMVISAILASGLRAIFLNKVGRIGQTMLLNLRRMVFSKFQALPLAFHENYTSGRVISRLTSDPDALNDLIDNGLDGLLDAVLTVSAIGIMMAVLDVPLTLVVVLAFPAMLLLMRWFSRHSAVAYRRTRETIAALIVHFVETCNGIRAVKAFRREPRNEEIFGQLNNEFRAANARAMNLLAIFIPGMKTIAAFTTAAVVVYGGLRVMDGNIQIGVLVGFVLYLRRFFNPLEDIAMFYNSFQSGTAALEKLSGVLAEANELPEPAEPKPLPSPLQGAVSFEGVTFAYPKRESDASSALGAEAEAEAEDIGTGGKVILPLLDLQVPAGQTVALVGATGAGKSTLARLLCRFYDPQDGAVRVDGVDVRDLADADLRRAAVMVTQENFLFAGTVADNIAFGRPDATRPEIEAAAKAIGAHEFISALPEGYDTDVKKRGGRLSAGQRQLVAFARAFIADPAVLVLDEATSSLDVPSERMVQRALRTILADRTALIIAHRLSTVEIADRVLVMEQGRIVEDGEPSALLAAGTGRFAGLHQAWRESLV from the coding sequence ATGACGACGACCACCACCGACTGGCGAGGTGTCGCCACCGAGAAGAAGGACGATCTGCCCGACAAGAGAAGCATCCGGCTGCGGGCGCGCAGCCGGAGACTGCTTGGCGAGCTGGTCCGGCCGCATCGCAAGGAGCTGCTCTTCTGCACCGGCATGGTGCTGGTCCAGACCGTGTTCAACATGGCCGGGCCCTACCTGGTCTCGATCGGCATCGACCGCGGCATCCCGGCGCTGCGGCGCGGGGACTGGGGCCCGATCACCGCGATCTTCGTGGCCATGGTGATCAGCGCGATCCTGGCCTCGGGGCTGCGCGCGATCTTCCTGAACAAGGTCGGGCGCATCGGCCAGACCATGCTGCTGAACCTGCGGCGCATGGTGTTCAGCAAGTTCCAGGCGCTTCCGCTGGCGTTCCACGAGAACTACACGTCCGGGCGCGTGATCAGTCGGCTGACCTCCGATCCGGACGCGCTGAACGACCTCATCGACAACGGCCTGGACGGGCTGCTGGACGCGGTGCTGACGGTGTCGGCGATCGGCATCATGATGGCGGTGCTGGACGTGCCGCTGACCTTGGTGGTGGTGCTGGCGTTCCCGGCGATGCTGCTGTTGATGCGCTGGTTCTCGCGGCACTCGGCGGTGGCCTACCGGCGCACCCGGGAGACGATCGCGGCGCTGATCGTGCACTTCGTCGAGACCTGCAACGGGATCCGCGCGGTGAAGGCCTTCCGCCGCGAGCCGCGCAACGAGGAGATCTTCGGCCAGCTGAACAACGAGTTCCGCGCCGCCAACGCCCGGGCGATGAACCTGCTGGCCATCTTCATCCCGGGGATGAAGACCATCGCGGCGTTCACGACCGCGGCCGTGGTGGTGTACGGCGGGCTGCGGGTGATGGACGGGAACATCCAGATCGGCGTGCTGGTGGGCTTCGTGCTGTACCTGCGGCGGTTCTTCAACCCGCTGGAGGACATCGCGATGTTCTACAACTCGTTCCAGAGCGGGACGGCCGCGCTGGAGAAGCTGTCAGGAGTCCTGGCCGAGGCGAACGAGCTGCCGGAGCCGGCCGAGCCGAAGCCGCTGCCGTCGCCGCTGCAGGGCGCCGTGTCGTTCGAGGGGGTGACCTTCGCCTACCCGAAGCGCGAGTCGGACGCGTCATCGGCATTGGGGGCCGAGGCCGAAGCCGAAGCAGAGGACATCGGCACCGGTGGCAAGGTGATCCTGCCGTTGCTGGACCTGCAAGTCCCGGCCGGGCAGACCGTGGCCCTGGTGGGAGCGACCGGGGCGGGCAAGTCCACCCTGGCGCGCCTGCTGTGCCGCTTCTACGACCCGCAGGACGGCGCGGTCCGCGTCGACGGCGTGGACGTCCGCGACCTGGCGGACGCCGACCTGCGCCGCGCGGCGGTGATGGTGACGCAGGAGAACTTCCTGTTCGCCGGCACCGTCGCGGACAACATCGCCTTCGGCCGCCCCGACGCCACCCGCCCCGAGATCGAGGCGGCGGCGAAGGCCATCGGCGCGCACGAGTTCATCAGCGCACTGCCGGAGGGCTACGACACGGACGTGAAGAAGCGCGGCGGGCGATTGTCGGCCGGCCAGCGGCAGCTGGTGGCCTTCGCGCGGGCCTTCATCGCGGATCCGGCGGTGCTGGTCCTGGACGAGGCCACGAGCTCGCTGGACGTCCCCAGCGAGCGCATGGTCCAGCGGGCACTGCGGACCATCCTCGCCGACCGGACGGCGCTGATCATCGCCCACCGGCTGTCCACGGTCGAGATCGCCGACCGGGTGCTGGTGATGGAGCAGGGACGCATCGTCGAGGACGGGGAGCCCAGTGCGTTGCTCGCCGCCGGCACGGGACGATTCGCGGGGCTGCATCAGGCTTGGCGGGAGAGTTTGGTGTAG
- a CDS encoding 2-dehydropantoate 2-reductase, which yields MADIAVVGPGAIGSVAALAAQQTGRHSVTLCARRDPGALRVVDDASGAATDLDAPILTSPADVAGPADWVLLAVKAHQTDGAAGYLDALCKPSTTVVALQNGVEHVERVAPYANDAHVLPAIVWISAEPTGPGEVTVRNNISSLLQVPAGPDGEEFARLLEGASAVEVELVSDFTTAAWRKLTTNAIAGVMAATGLRAAIYQRPDIRELALALAQETLAVARAEGAALPETEAEALVGIFERMDPDIGSSILFDRLAGRELEWDARNGVVRRLGRRHGIPTPVSDVLVPLLAAASDG from the coding sequence ATGGCGGACATAGCGGTGGTGGGGCCTGGCGCTATCGGTTCGGTCGCGGCGCTTGCCGCGCAGCAGACGGGACGACATTCCGTCACGCTGTGCGCACGGCGCGACCCGGGGGCACTGCGGGTGGTAGACGACGCCTCCGGCGCCGCCACGGACCTGGACGCCCCGATCCTCACCTCCCCGGCGGACGTGGCCGGCCCGGCCGACTGGGTACTGCTCGCGGTGAAGGCGCACCAGACCGACGGCGCCGCCGGCTACCTGGACGCGCTGTGCAAGCCGTCCACGACCGTCGTGGCCCTGCAGAACGGCGTGGAGCACGTGGAGCGGGTCGCCCCGTACGCGAACGACGCGCACGTGCTGCCGGCCATCGTCTGGATCAGCGCCGAACCGACCGGCCCGGGCGAGGTCACCGTCCGCAACAACATCTCCTCGCTGCTGCAGGTCCCGGCCGGCCCCGACGGCGAGGAGTTCGCCCGGCTGCTGGAGGGCGCCTCGGCGGTCGAGGTGGAACTGGTCTCGGACTTCACCACCGCGGCCTGGCGCAAGCTGACCACCAACGCGATCGCCGGCGTGATGGCCGCGACCGGCCTGCGCGCGGCGATTTACCAGCGCCCCGACATCAGGGAACTGGCCCTGGCGCTGGCTCAGGAAACGCTGGCGGTGGCCCGGGCCGAGGGCGCGGCCCTGCCGGAAACCGAGGCCGAGGCCCTGGTCGGCATCTTCGAGCGGATGGACCCGGACATCGGGTCCTCGATCCTGTTCGACCGGCTCGCCGGCCGGGAACTGGAGTGGGACGCGCGCAACGGCGTGGTGCGCCGCCTGGGGCGGCGGCACGGGATCCCGACGCCGGTGTCCGACGTTCTGGTCCCGTTGCTCGCCGCCGCCTCAGACGGCTGA
- a CDS encoding peptide MFS transporter, with the protein MTTHDVPSPAQGLPPQDEDRAFFGHPKGLQTLFATEFWERYSFYGMRGLLVLFLTDTTAHHGLGLSDAAGNSFYGIYNSLVYLMAVPGGWVADRIWGARRSVLWGGIIIALGHYVMAVPTAATSFLGLGLIVLGTGLLKPNISAQVGGLYHQHDDRRDAGFTIFYMAINSGAFLAPLTAGWVGQHVNYHLGFGIAALGMTFAVVWYVVEGKHLGTVGLRPPKPITPPELRRSLRLGALIVAVVLVIVLGWMAITEWSVSAFADGLAAPIIATPFLYFGYMFSRGGLTAQERPKLLAFVAFFVGATVFWMIYDQSGSQLNLFAADKTDLSIFGWQMPSVWLQSANPFYIMVFAPIFAWMWQKLGDRAPRTSVKFAIGLVVIGCSFFVMSIAGKDATPTHRVSIWFLAVTYLLQTIGELCLSPVGLSVTTQLAPARFTGQMLGLWFLATATGNALNVYVTKLSTVMSDFAYFLSLGAVAAGIGVLVFLASPIINRLMGDVR; encoded by the coding sequence ATGACGACCCACGACGTTCCCTCCCCTGCCCAGGGCCTGCCGCCGCAGGACGAGGACCGGGCGTTCTTCGGACACCCGAAGGGTCTGCAGACACTGTTCGCGACCGAGTTCTGGGAGCGGTACAGCTTCTACGGGATGCGCGGGCTGCTCGTCCTGTTCCTCACCGACACCACGGCCCACCACGGCCTGGGCCTGTCGGACGCGGCCGGCAACAGCTTCTACGGCATCTACAACAGCCTGGTCTACCTGATGGCGGTGCCCGGCGGCTGGGTCGCCGACCGGATCTGGGGCGCCAGACGCTCGGTGCTGTGGGGCGGCATCATCATCGCGCTGGGCCACTACGTGATGGCCGTCCCGACCGCGGCCACCTCGTTCCTGGGCCTCGGGCTGATCGTCCTGGGCACCGGATTGCTCAAGCCGAACATCTCCGCGCAGGTCGGCGGTCTGTACCACCAGCACGACGACCGGCGGGACGCCGGCTTCACCATCTTCTACATGGCGATCAACTCCGGCGCGTTCCTGGCGCCGCTGACCGCCGGCTGGGTCGGCCAGCACGTCAACTACCACCTGGGCTTCGGGATCGCCGCGCTCGGCATGACCTTCGCGGTGGTCTGGTACGTCGTGGAGGGCAAGCACCTGGGCACCGTCGGGCTCCGGCCGCCCAAACCGATCACCCCGCCGGAACTCCGGCGCTCGCTGCGGCTCGGGGCGCTGATCGTCGCGGTGGTCCTGGTGATCGTGCTGGGCTGGATGGCGATCACCGAGTGGTCCGTCTCGGCGTTCGCCGACGGTCTGGCCGCGCCGATCATCGCCACGCCGTTCCTCTACTTCGGCTACATGTTCAGCCGAGGCGGGCTGACGGCCCAGGAGCGGCCCAAGCTGCTGGCGTTCGTCGCGTTCTTCGTCGGCGCCACCGTGTTCTGGATGATCTACGACCAGTCCGGCAGCCAGCTCAACCTGTTCGCCGCGGACAAGACCGACCTGTCGATCTTCGGCTGGCAGATGCCCTCGGTGTGGCTGCAGTCCGCGAACCCCTTCTACATCATGGTGTTCGCGCCGATCTTCGCCTGGATGTGGCAGAAGCTCGGCGACCGGGCCCCGCGCACCTCGGTGAAGTTCGCGATCGGGCTGGTGGTGATCGGGTGCTCGTTCTTCGTGATGAGCATCGCCGGCAAGGACGCCACGCCCACGCACCGGGTCTCGATCTGGTTCCTGGCGGTCACCTACCTGCTGCAGACGATCGGCGAGCTGTGCCTGTCCCCGGTCGGGCTGTCGGTGACCACGCAGCTGGCCCCGGCCCGCTTCACCGGGCAGATGCTGGGGCTGTGGTTCCTGGCCACGGCCACCGGGAACGCGCTGAACGTGTACGTCACCAAGCTCAGCACGGTCATGAGCGACTTCGCCTACTTCCTGAGCCTGGGGGCGGTGGCGGCGGGCATCGGGGTGCTGGTGTTCCTGGCCTCCCCGATCATCAACCGGCTGATGGGCGACGTGCGGTAG
- a CDS encoding response regulator transcription factor — protein MTRVLLAEDDAAISEPLARALRREGYEVTVRADGPGALLAGQSGVDLVVLDLGLPGMDGLEVCRRLRADGHTFPVLVLTARADEVDTVVGLDAGADDYVTKPFRLAELLARVRALLRRGTPDLGNGVHGVRIDIESHRAYLGDQELNLTAKEFDLLRVLVREVGRVVTRDQLMREVWDTTWWSSTKTLDMHISWLRKKLGDEASRPRFITTVRGVGFRFERG, from the coding sequence ATGACCCGAGTACTGCTCGCCGAGGACGACGCCGCCATTTCCGAACCGCTGGCGCGGGCGCTTCGACGTGAGGGCTACGAGGTCACTGTGCGCGCCGACGGGCCCGGGGCCCTGCTGGCCGGGCAAAGTGGCGTCGACCTGGTCGTTCTCGACCTGGGCCTGCCCGGAATGGACGGCCTGGAGGTCTGCCGCCGGCTGCGCGCCGACGGCCACACCTTCCCGGTGTTGGTGTTGACAGCCCGCGCCGACGAGGTCGACACCGTGGTGGGCCTGGACGCCGGCGCCGACGACTACGTCACCAAGCCGTTCCGGCTGGCCGAACTGCTGGCCCGGGTGCGCGCGCTGCTCCGGCGCGGCACCCCGGACCTGGGCAACGGCGTGCACGGCGTCCGAATAGACATCGAGTCGCACCGCGCCTACCTGGGCGACCAGGAGCTGAACCTCACCGCCAAGGAGTTCGACCTGCTCCGGGTGCTGGTCCGCGAGGTCGGCCGGGTGGTCACCCGGGACCAGCTGATGCGCGAGGTGTGGGACACCACGTGGTGGTCCTCCACCAAGACCCTGGACATGCACATCTCCTGGCTGCGCAAGAAGTTGGGCGACGAGGCCTCCCGCCCGCGGTTCATCACCACGGTGCGCGGCGTCGGCTTCCGTTTCGAGCGCGGCTAG
- a CDS encoding sensor histidine kinase: protein MRRRLVSSTFLVVMMVVILLGVPLAVLEVRSVDTSTKTVLATEARMLAETVRMQVSKASLDGTNAGPLGAYAKDWPNMIASQHDATINVDGQSPIQVNSALPAGSPTFSVTYDIDNVLRNVGVHVTVRAPREPADQQIRSSMYLIGGVALAVLVAATGLAYLQARRLTKPLEELAATAERLGSGDPRPRHRRYGISELDRVAEVIDSSADRISTMLGAERRLAAEASHELRTPLAALSMRLEEIITLADDPQTVRDEAEVALSQVERLTDVVQRLLTTVRTHRRSDLAVPIEVDTVIRQQVHEWRPAYQSMRRGIVVSGERRLMAMATPGAFSQILSTLLENSLIHGAGTVTVHTRAVGGSVVVEVGDEGDGIAPDLEAKLFERGASSRGSTGLGLAVARELAEADGGRLNLVLQRPAVFAVFLTEHSPLSVIAR, encoded by the coding sequence GTGCGCCGTCGCCTGGTCTCCTCCACGTTCCTCGTGGTCATGATGGTCGTCATCCTGCTCGGCGTGCCGCTGGCGGTGCTCGAGGTGCGCTCGGTGGACACCAGCACCAAGACCGTGCTGGCCACCGAGGCGCGCATGCTCGCCGAGACGGTGCGGATGCAGGTCAGCAAGGCCAGCCTGGACGGCACCAACGCCGGGCCGCTGGGCGCCTACGCCAAGGACTGGCCGAATATGATCGCCTCCCAGCACGACGCCACCATCAACGTCGACGGCCAGAGCCCGATCCAGGTCAACAGCGCGCTGCCGGCCGGCTCGCCGACCTTCAGCGTCACCTACGACATCGACAACGTGCTGCGCAACGTCGGCGTGCACGTCACCGTGCGGGCCCCGCGCGAGCCGGCCGACCAGCAGATCCGCAGCTCGATGTACCTGATCGGCGGGGTGGCGCTGGCCGTGCTGGTGGCCGCCACGGGCCTGGCCTACCTGCAGGCCCGCCGGCTCACCAAGCCGCTGGAGGAGCTGGCGGCCACCGCCGAGCGCCTGGGCTCCGGCGACCCGCGGCCCCGGCACCGCCGCTACGGCATCAGCGAGCTGGACCGGGTGGCCGAGGTCATCGACAGCTCGGCGGACCGGATCTCCACGATGCTGGGGGCCGAGCGCCGGCTGGCCGCCGAGGCCTCGCACGAGCTGCGCACCCCGCTGGCCGCGCTGTCGATGCGGCTGGAGGAGATCATCACGCTGGCCGACGACCCGCAGACCGTGCGCGACGAGGCCGAGGTGGCGCTGTCCCAGGTCGAGCGGCTCACCGACGTGGTGCAGCGGCTGCTGACCACGGTGCGCACGCACCGGCGCTCGGACCTGGCGGTGCCGATCGAGGTGGACACCGTGATCCGGCAGCAGGTCCACGAGTGGCGCCCGGCCTACCAGTCGATGCGGCGCGGGATCGTGGTCTCCGGCGAGCGGCGGCTGATGGCCATGGCCACCCCGGGCGCGTTCTCCCAGATCCTGTCCACGCTGCTGGAGAACTCGCTGATCCACGGCGCCGGCACGGTCACCGTGCACACCCGCGCGGTCGGCGGCTCGGTGGTGGTCGAGGTCGGCGACGAGGGCGACGGCATCGCGCCGGACCTGGAGGCCAAGCTGTTCGAGCGGGGCGCCTCCTCGCGCGGGTCCACCGGGCTGGGCCTGGCGGTGGCGCGGGAGCTGGCCGAGGCCGACGGCGGCCGGCTGAACCTGGTGCTTCAGCGGCCGGCGGTGTTCGCCGTCTTCCTCACGGAGCACTCGCCGTTGTCGGTGATTGCGCGCTGA
- a CDS encoding GtrA family protein, producing the protein MLVAKTVSTVRKLYAEMLKFGVVGAIGVASDVFSSNLLWKYTGLSHTVASIGGTCVATVTAYIGNRYWVFRDRPADARRREMAMFALISLVGLIIENSFVFVGDRVLGFHSIEAANVAKFVLGLPVAGVFRFTTSHLFVFPEAGETGGAAGAAGAAGAAGNTQAAARPGGPGGSDADDDGGFSAQSPTTASAP; encoded by the coding sequence GTGCTCGTTGCCAAAACCGTCTCGACGGTCCGCAAGCTCTACGCCGAGATGCTCAAGTTCGGCGTGGTCGGCGCCATCGGCGTCGCCTCGGACGTCTTCAGCTCCAACCTGCTGTGGAAGTACACCGGGCTGAGCCACACCGTGGCCTCCATCGGCGGTACCTGCGTGGCCACCGTCACCGCCTACATCGGCAACCGCTACTGGGTCTTCCGCGACCGCCCGGCCGACGCCCGGCGCCGGGAGATGGCGATGTTCGCGCTGATCAGCCTGGTCGGCCTGATCATCGAGAACAGCTTCGTGTTCGTCGGCGACCGGGTGCTGGGCTTCCACAGCATCGAGGCGGCCAACGTCGCCAAGTTCGTCCTGGGCCTGCCGGTCGCCGGGGTGTTCCGGTTCACGACCTCGCACCTGTTCGTCTTCCCCGAGGCCGGCGAGACCGGCGGTGCTGCCGGGGCCGCTGGGGCTGCCGGAGCGGCTGGCAACACCCAGGCCGCCGCCCGCCCCGGAGGCCCGGGGGGCTCCGACGCCGACGACGACGGCGGCTTCAGCGCGCAATCACCGACAACGGCGAGTGCTCCGTGA
- a CDS encoding GtrA family protein, translated as MTVVRSLYNRFEHLVHELSKFGAVGAVALVVNMGVFNVYLLAAPSKQIFAKVVSTIVATFVAYLGNRYWTYKDRDKIDRRREMLFFFLINGVAAVIEVMFVFISKYGLGQDGTLAVNVASYVFGLPLGMLFRLYCYRTFVFPEGTAEEPEAIPASATAPLYPVANAHAAHPHAHQRPVPETAGR; from the coding sequence GTGACGGTCGTGCGTTCTTTGTACAACCGCTTCGAACACCTCGTCCACGAGCTGTCGAAGTTCGGGGCCGTGGGCGCTGTCGCCCTGGTCGTCAACATGGGCGTGTTCAACGTCTACCTGCTGGCGGCTCCCAGCAAGCAGATCTTCGCCAAGGTCGTCTCGACCATCGTGGCCACCTTTGTGGCCTACCTCGGCAACCGCTACTGGACCTACAAGGACCGCGACAAGATCGACCGCCGCCGGGAGATGCTCTTCTTCTTCCTGATCAACGGCGTCGCCGCGGTCATCGAGGTCATGTTCGTCTTCATCAGCAAGTACGGCCTGGGCCAGGACGGCACGCTGGCGGTGAACGTCGCGAGCTACGTCTTCGGCCTCCCGCTGGGCATGCTCTTCCGCCTGTACTGCTACCGGACGTTCGTCTTCCCCGAGGGCACCGCCGAGGAGCCCGAAGCGATCCCGGCCTCCGCGACCGCCCCGCTGTACCCGGTCGCGAACGCGCACGCGGCGCACCCGCACGCCCACCAGCGCCCGGTCCCCGAGACCGCGGGCCGCTGA
- a CDS encoding 5-(carboxyamino)imidazole ribonucleotide synthase, with protein MSFPVVGVVGGGQLARMMQQAAIGLGVELRVLAQRPDDPAAQVTPGTVIGDHHDFEALKAFAAGCDVLTFDHEHVPTDFLHELEAAGVAVRPGPDALVYAQDKGLMRQRLSELGLPCPQWALVSSDDDLADFGTTVGFPYVLKATRGGYDGRGVWVVDDLDEAKAVLAGAVERGVRLLAEAKVPFVRELSAQVARSPHGQAAAYPVVESLQIDGICREVYVPAPGLSEAAALDAQRIALTIAKELGVTGMLAVEMFETADGAVLVNELAMRPHNSGHWSMDGAVTGQFEQHLRAVLDLPLGQVRPVAPIVVMANVLGLDLPEVYPAYKHVMAHDPGVKVHMYGKAVKPGRKIGHVNVLSVQGGSFEDTVERARHAAAYLRGEIDE; from the coding sequence GTGAGCTTTCCCGTGGTAGGAGTCGTCGGAGGCGGCCAGCTGGCCCGCATGATGCAGCAGGCCGCGATCGGCCTGGGGGTCGAGTTGCGCGTGCTGGCGCAGCGGCCGGATGATCCGGCCGCGCAGGTGACGCCCGGCACGGTGATCGGCGACCACCACGACTTCGAGGCGCTGAAGGCCTTCGCCGCCGGCTGCGACGTGCTCACCTTCGACCACGAGCACGTGCCCACGGACTTCCTGCACGAGCTGGAGGCCGCCGGCGTCGCCGTCCGCCCCGGTCCCGACGCGCTGGTCTACGCCCAGGACAAGGGCCTGATGCGGCAGCGGCTCTCCGAGCTCGGGCTGCCGTGCCCGCAGTGGGCGCTGGTCTCCTCCGACGACGATCTCGCCGACTTCGGCACCACGGTCGGCTTCCCCTATGTCCTGAAGGCCACGCGCGGCGGCTACGACGGCCGCGGGGTGTGGGTGGTGGACGACCTGGACGAGGCCAAGGCGGTGCTGGCCGGCGCGGTCGAGCGCGGCGTGAGGCTGCTGGCCGAGGCCAAGGTGCCGTTCGTCCGGGAGCTGTCGGCCCAGGTCGCGCGCTCCCCGCACGGCCAGGCCGCCGCCTACCCGGTGGTGGAGTCGCTGCAGATCGACGGCATCTGCCGCGAGGTGTACGTGCCGGCGCCCGGGCTGTCCGAGGCCGCCGCGCTGGACGCCCAGCGGATCGCGCTGACCATCGCCAAGGAGCTCGGGGTCACCGGGATGCTCGCGGTGGAGATGTTCGAGACCGCCGACGGCGCGGTGCTGGTCAACGAGCTGGCGATGCGCCCGCACAACTCCGGGCACTGGAGCATGGACGGCGCGGTCACCGGCCAGTTCGAGCAGCACCTGCGCGCCGTCCTGGACCTGCCGCTGGGCCAGGTCCGGCCGGTGGCGCCGATCGTGGTGATGGCCAACGTGCTGGGCCTGGACCTGCCCGAGGTCTACCCGGCGTACAAGCACGTGATGGCGCACGACCCCGGGGTCAAGGTCCACATGTACGGCAAGGCCGTGAAGCCGGGCCGGAAGATCGGGCATGTCAATGTCCTGAGCGTCCAGGGCGGGTCGTTCGAGGACACCGTCGAGCGCGCCCGGCACGCCGCCGCGTACCTGCGAGGAGAGATCGATGAGTGA